CCTTCGCCGACGAGAAGCTGTATCGCGACCAGCGTGCCGTCTACCGGAACTCGACCGGTCCGGACGCCCGCGAGGTCCTGTGGCAGGAGTTGGCTGGCCGGTCGCCGGGCCGGCTGCTGGACGTCGGCTGCGGCGAGGGTGAGCTGGCTGAGCGCGCGGCCCGGACGGGCTGGGAGGTGGTCGCCACTGACCGGTCGGCCCGGATGGTCGAGCTGTCCGCGGCCCGTGGCCTCCGGGCGAGCAGGCAGGACGCCCGCCGCCTCGGCGTCGCCGACGCATCGGTGGACTGCGTGGTCGGAGCGTGGGTCCTGCACTACCTCGACCAGGACGAGGTCCACCTGGCCGTGGCGGAGATGCACCGGGTGCTGCGGCCCGGTGGGCTCCTGGTGCTGGCCACCCAGAGCGAGCGGCACATGGCCGAGCTGTGGGACCGGCTCCCGACGGTCTCCTACCGGATCCCGTTCCCGGCCGAACGGGCCGACCCGGTGCTGGCCGGCCTGTTCGGCGGGGTGCGCCGCACGGACGTGGAAGGGACCGTCGTCTTCGAGGACTGGGACCAGGCCCGCACGTTCCTGGCCCGGCAGTTACGGCCGGCGTCGCTCGCCGACCAGCTGGAACGCTTCGCCGCCCCACTGCCGGTAACCCGGCGCTCGGCGGTGATCACCGCTGAACGGCCGGCCTGAGGCTCTCAGAGAAGACCGCGGCGGCGCAGCAGCGGAGTGACGAGCTGCCCGAACCGCGCGGCCTCCTCGAGCTTCGGGTACCCGGACAGGATGAAGGAGCCGACGCCGAGCGCGGCGTACTCCTCCAGCCGGTCGGCGATCTGCTCCGGCTCGCCGACGAGCGCGGTGGCCACGCCGAAGCGGGCTGTGCCGATGCCTGCCCACAAGTTCGGCGACACGACCTGCTCCCGTGCGCCGGCGAGCGCCTGCTGGACCGCCCGTTGCGAGGCGGGGTCGGTGCGGCCGGCCGCGACCAGCTCCCGGGCCCGGGGGTCCACCCGGGAGACGATGTCCTCCGCCGCCGCCCACGCCTCCGCTTCGGTCGGGCGCACCACCACGTGCACCCGCAGCCCGACGGTGATGTCGTCCCGGTGGCCCGGAGTACTGCGCAGGCCCTGGATCTCGGCCGCCACCTGCTCGGGCGGAGCGCCGAAGAGCAGGTAGGAGTTGCCGTGCTCGACGAGCGACCGGCGCACCGACGGCGACGAGCCGGACATCGCGATCGGGATGTGTCCGGACATCCGCCGTACGGTCATGGTCCCGGTTATGGAGTAGAACTCGCCGTCGAAGTGCACGGGATGCTCGCCGTACCAGATGAGGTCGAGGATCTCGAGCCACTCCCGCAGCCGGCGGTTGCGGGTGTCCCGGTCCTCCTCGGCGCCGATCCACCGGTCCTCGTCCCACCCGCCGGTGGTGACGTTCAGCCGGATCCGGCCGGGGAACATCAGGTCCAGACTCAGCACGAGCTTCGCCAGCTGGGCCGGATGGAACTGGTTCGGCCGAACCGCCAGCAACATCCGGGCGTGCCGGGTCCGCGCCAGCACAGCGGCGGCCGCGGTGAAGGTCTCCAGCCAGGTAACGTACGCGGTCGGGACGAGAAGCTCGACGCAACCGGCCGACTCGGCCGCCTCCGTGATCGCGACCAGGTGATCCAGAGTCGGGTCCGGGCCCTCCTCCGGCCACTGGCCGATGTGGCGGACATCGGTGCTCAAGGGTAGGAACCAGGCGAGTTCCATGCTTTCTCCCTGTCATTGGAGTAGTCGAGTGACGACGACACCGGCCGACGGAGGACCGGTCGAGCTGGTCTTCCTCCGCCACGCCGAAAGCGAGGGCGAACGGGCCCGGCGGCTGGCTACGGAGCAGCTGCCCGCCGGCTTCCACGACCGTCCGCCGGACTCGTGGCGGCTCACCGCCGCCGGCCGGGATCAGGCCCGCCGGGCCGGCGACCGGCTCCGGGCGGCCGGCCGGTCCGGCTTCGACCGGCACCTCACCTCGCCGGCCGTACGGGCCCGGGAGACCGCGGCCGCCCTGGAGCTTGACGGCGCCCGCTGGCAGCCGGAGAGTGCGCTCCGCCCTCGCGACTGGGGCCCGGAGGTGGCCCGGATGACACCGGACCGACGGGCGGCCTGGACCG
This Mycobacteriales bacterium DNA region includes the following protein-coding sequences:
- a CDS encoding class I SAM-dependent methyltransferase, with protein sequence MQDTRQSRSDEAFADEKLYRDQRAVYRNSTGPDAREVLWQELAGRSPGRLLDVGCGEGELAERAARTGWEVVATDRSARMVELSAARGLRASRQDARRLGVADASVDCVVGAWVLHYLDQDEVHLAVAEMHRVLRPGGLLVLATQSERHMAELWDRLPTVSYRIPFPAERADPVLAGLFGGVRRTDVEGTVVFEDWDQARTFLARQLRPASLADQLERFAAPLPVTRRSAVITAERPA
- a CDS encoding LLM class flavin-dependent oxidoreductase, with protein sequence MELAWFLPLSTDVRHIGQWPEEGPDPTLDHLVAITEAAESAGCVELLVPTAYVTWLETFTAAAAVLARTRHARMLLAVRPNQFHPAQLAKLVLSLDLMFPGRIRLNVTTGGWDEDRWIGAEEDRDTRNRRLREWLEILDLIWYGEHPVHFDGEFYSITGTMTVRRMSGHIPIAMSGSSPSVRRSLVEHGNSYLLFGAPPEQVAAEIQGLRSTPGHRDDITVGLRVHVVVRPTEAEAWAAAEDIVSRVDPRARELVAAGRTDPASQRAVQQALAGAREQVVSPNLWAGIGTARFGVATALVGEPEQIADRLEEYAALGVGSFILSGYPKLEEAARFGQLVTPLLRRRGLL